One genomic segment of Gimesia chilikensis includes these proteins:
- a CDS encoding type II secretion system F family protein → MPEFQYIAREATGRQVTGVLSAANQQDALNSLAAKSLFPVKVDLADAAKAQLRRSGKRVRARYLSVFYTQLADLLKSGVPLLRSLELLNRQSTNPSLKQVLEEVRAEVADGTRLAVAMGQHPKVFSELAVSMVRAGEEGSFLEDVLKRIASFTDHQEELKNRVVGAMIYPAFLTTFGTVIVSFLLVYFVPKFEPIFQRMSERGDLPWATTTLLGFSAFMQSYWFLIFFAIAFVGAAVYKYIETTEGRLKFDQFRLNAYGLGAIVRSLAIARFCRILGTLLANGVPILQSLRIAKDAAGNKVISNSIGEAAESISAGKSIAQPFAISGQFPEEVVEMIAVGEEANNLEQVLIDIADNMERQTNRKLDMFVRMLEPLMLLIMAAVVVFVMLALLLPVFQSSGLI, encoded by the coding sequence ATGCCCGAATTTCAGTATATCGCCCGAGAAGCAACAGGCCGCCAGGTGACCGGCGTGCTTTCTGCTGCCAATCAGCAGGACGCGCTGAATTCGCTGGCTGCTAAGAGTCTGTTTCCGGTCAAAGTCGATCTGGCCGACGCGGCTAAAGCGCAGCTGAGACGGTCTGGCAAACGGGTCCGGGCCCGCTATCTGTCTGTTTTTTATACACAGCTGGCCGACCTGCTTAAGTCGGGGGTGCCTCTCTTACGCTCACTGGAACTGTTAAATCGACAGTCGACCAACCCATCGCTCAAGCAGGTACTCGAAGAGGTTCGTGCGGAAGTCGCTGATGGAACCCGGCTGGCAGTCGCGATGGGGCAGCATCCCAAAGTCTTTTCGGAACTGGCTGTGAGTATGGTACGTGCCGGCGAGGAAGGTAGCTTCCTGGAAGACGTATTAAAGCGAATTGCCAGCTTCACGGACCATCAGGAAGAACTGAAGAACCGGGTAGTCGGTGCGATGATCTATCCCGCGTTCCTGACCACCTTCGGAACTGTGATCGTCAGCTTCCTGCTGGTTTACTTCGTTCCCAAGTTCGAACCGATTTTTCAGCGGATGTCTGAGCGAGGCGATCTCCCCTGGGCAACCACAACCTTGCTTGGGTTCAGTGCTTTTATGCAGTCCTACTGGTTTCTGATATTTTTCGCGATCGCTTTTGTGGGGGCCGCGGTTTATAAGTATATCGAGACAACGGAAGGCCGTCTGAAATTCGATCAGTTCCGGTTGAATGCCTATGGCCTGGGAGCCATTGTTCGCAGTCTGGCTATTGCCCGTTTCTGCCGAATTCTCGGGACCCTGCTGGCCAATGGCGTCCCCATCCTGCAATCCCTGAGAATCGCCAAGGATGCGGCCGGCAATAAAGTCATCAGTAATTCGATTGGTGAAGCCGCAGAGAGTATTTCTGCCGGAAAATCGATAGCCCAGCCTTTTGCCATAAGCGGTCAGTTCCCGGAAGAAGTCGTCGAAATGATTGCCGTTGGTGAGGAAGCCAACAACCTGGAACAGGTGTTGATCGATATTGCAGACAACATGGAACGCCAGACCAACCGCAAGCTGGATATGTTTGTGCGAATGCTGGAGCCACTCATGCTGCTCATCATGGCCGCTGTGGTCGTTTTTGTGATGCTGGCATTACTTTTACCGGTTTTCCAAAGCTCCGGTTTAATATAA
- a CDS encoding GspE/PulE family protein, whose translation MEISDILQRRGILDERQLLLAQQSANGHRLDRVVMDLGLASEEDLLKAFADELGMKYFELKDYQIDTQLLSQFPATPIFRHSLLPLQRENGRVLVASADPFDFEALDELSSLSGEVLEPVLALHEDVVDLIKQNLGVGGDTINELVSQKAAEDGVELLEEVSEEHGELADMAQTASVIRLVNELLVEALQQQASDVHIEPHETGLVVRYRVDGLLRVQSVPPEINHFYSAIITRLKIMAHLNIAEKRLPQDGRIKLRITGREIDVRVSIIPMIYGEGVVLRLLDKERMVFRLDNVGLNADMLTTFREMIELPHGIILVTGPTGSGKTSTLYSALNEIKSPETKIITVEDPVEYHSEGISQIQVNSRIGLTFAAGLRSILRHDPDVVLIGEIRDGETANSAIQASLTGHLVFSTLHTNDSPGAFTRLVDMGVEAYLVASTVEAVLAQRLVRVLCKHCKRPHEPHPDKIPPDFPLERMQEIYEPVGCRHCREMGYSGRIGILELLVNDPVIRKLCTEHASSGQIRDYARKNGWQTLRDAGWEKVLAGITSIDEILRVTKGDI comes from the coding sequence ATGGAAATCAGTGATATTCTCCAACGACGTGGCATCCTTGACGAACGCCAGTTGCTGTTAGCCCAGCAATCGGCGAACGGTCATCGTCTGGACCGCGTGGTAATGGATCTGGGGCTCGCCTCTGAAGAAGACCTGCTCAAAGCATTCGCCGATGAGTTGGGCATGAAGTATTTCGAGCTCAAAGACTATCAGATCGATACCCAGCTGCTATCGCAGTTTCCAGCAACTCCGATCTTTCGTCATTCCCTGCTCCCTTTACAGCGTGAAAATGGACGCGTGCTGGTCGCTTCTGCCGACCCGTTTGACTTCGAAGCCCTGGATGAACTCAGTTCGCTCAGTGGTGAAGTACTGGAGCCGGTGCTGGCGTTGCATGAAGACGTCGTCGATCTGATCAAGCAGAACCTGGGTGTTGGTGGCGATACCATCAACGAACTGGTCTCTCAGAAAGCGGCTGAAGACGGCGTCGAACTGCTGGAAGAAGTCTCCGAGGAACACGGTGAACTGGCCGACATGGCACAGACGGCCTCGGTGATTCGTCTGGTCAACGAACTGCTCGTAGAGGCACTGCAGCAACAGGCCAGTGACGTGCACATTGAACCGCACGAAACCGGGCTGGTGGTCCGTTATCGTGTGGATGGACTGTTGCGGGTGCAATCGGTGCCACCAGAGATCAATCATTTTTATTCAGCGATCATTACGCGTCTGAAAATTATGGCGCATCTGAATATCGCGGAAAAACGACTCCCCCAGGATGGACGCATCAAACTGCGAATTACGGGACGTGAAATCGATGTGCGTGTTTCGATCATTCCCATGATCTACGGCGAAGGCGTGGTACTGCGTCTGCTCGACAAAGAACGCATGGTTTTCCGACTGGATAATGTGGGCTTGAATGCGGATATGCTGACCACGTTCCGCGAAATGATCGAATTGCCTCACGGAATTATCCTGGTAACCGGACCTACGGGTAGTGGTAAAACCTCGACGCTCTATAGTGCCTTGAATGAGATTAAAAGTCCGGAAACGAAAATTATCACAGTAGAGGATCCGGTCGAGTATCACAGTGAAGGAATCAGTCAGATTCAGGTGAATTCCCGCATTGGATTGACTTTCGCTGCGGGCCTGCGAAGTATTCTGCGTCACGACCCGGATGTGGTTTTGATCGGGGAAATTCGTGATGGAGAAACCGCAAACAGCGCCATTCAGGCATCGCTGACCGGGCACCTTGTTTTCAGCACGCTGCACACCAACGACTCTCCTGGTGCTTTTACCCGTCTGGTTGATATGGGAGTGGAAGCATACCTGGTTGCCAGTACGGTAGAAGCGGTTCTGGCTCAACGTCTGGTGCGTGTCCTCTGTAAACATTGTAAACGACCTCATGAGCCCCACCCTGACAAAATTCCTCCGGACTTTCCCTTGGAGAGGATGCAGGAAATTTATGAACCTGTGGGGTGCCGACACTGCAGAGAAATGGGATACTCGGGGCGGATTGGTATCCTGGAACTGCTTGTGAACGATCCAGTTATTCGAAAATTGTGTACCGAACATGCCAGCTCAGGACAGATCCGCGATTACGCGCGAAAGAACGGCTGGCAGACCTTGAGGGATGCCGGTTGGGAAAAGGTCCTCGCCGGAATCACTTCGATCGATGAGATTCTGCGGGTCACCAAGGGAGATATTTAA
- a CDS encoding prepilin-type N-terminal cleavage/methylation domain-containing protein → MIHHQYQPGKQHSRRAAFTLLEMLLVLALLLVLVSVVWPAVLRISASNRLRQSMQDLNSAFAAARVRAIDQGVMYQVFLEPGGRQYLVVPVDQGLLGGESSGANTGTIATSQSVLSGKLPEEFQFSQETSAVVTEAAVPYVWLSNLPNSKDWNWMQGAFPITFYPDGTAAFDLNQDVLKEKRSVARIQLRGLTGTTTVSYGQGKSS, encoded by the coding sequence GTGATCCACCACCAGTACCAGCCAGGAAAACAGCATTCACGACGAGCCGCTTTTACGCTGCTCGAGATGCTGCTGGTCCTGGCTCTGCTGCTGGTTCTGGTCAGTGTCGTGTGGCCGGCGGTGTTGCGCATCAGTGCGAGCAACCGGCTGCGACAGAGCATGCAGGATCTGAATTCCGCCTTTGCTGCCGCCCGGGTGCGGGCCATTGATCAGGGGGTGATGTATCAGGTCTTTCTGGAACCGGGAGGGCGACAATATCTGGTCGTTCCCGTCGATCAGGGACTGCTGGGAGGCGAATCTTCTGGAGCCAATACGGGTACCATCGCGACCAGTCAATCTGTGCTCTCGGGGAAGTTGCCCGAGGAATTCCAGTTCAGCCAGGAAACTTCGGCAGTTGTGACAGAGGCGGCAGTCCCCTATGTCTGGTTATCAAACCTGCCAAATTCAAAAGACTGGAACTGGATGCAGGGAGCTTTCCCCATCACCTTTTATCCGGATGGGACGGCTGCCTTTGATTTAAATCAGGATGTTCTGAAAGAAAAGCGTTCCGTGGCTCGCATTCAACTGCGCGGCCTTACCGGTACGACCACGGTTTCCTACGGACAGGGGAAATCGTCATGA
- a CDS encoding type II secretion system minor pseudopilin, translating to MKYAVNSQPDFRSIRQTPVGRLSERAGSTLLVVLVVVVMLSLGAYTFSELMIVEIEATNSYGRAIQSRELALSGIELAAAYVGDRSDVDGWNSYHNPSQFQNINLIPSDVPRVSGYFSIVAPVISDAQSKTIRFGLSNESGKLNLNILATEEDNELDVEAITAVDRLMYIPNMTEEIASAILDWIDEDDDPRAYGAESDYYGTLESPYYAKNAALESLDELLLVRGVTPELLYGEDTNRNGILDPNENDGDATLPLDNADGGLDAGWSAYLTVHSREINIRPDGSEKINVNQTMLTELYDQLETELGPDEARFIVAYRVSGPVQTVEDLDSGPTLTTVGGNTSEQQALNELATGLAKAMFSEEGVTVTRGGMDLSAGAAFTINSIYDLVGSEVEIEIDGTKTTLTSPWPADAASMTTSLPILHDMLTTTKNQYIEGRIQISEARLETLLGIPEMDETLAHAIVNSQMTATNGAPATEISQARQTTGWLVIEGLTTIEQLRKLAPYICSGGDVFRVQTLGYFGQSGQMTRMEAIIDGTFIPPRITYVRDLSNLGAGYDLSTVQGMSPDQ from the coding sequence ATGAAGTACGCCGTCAATTCACAACCTGATTTTCGTAGCATTCGACAGACACCTGTCGGCAGGCTGTCGGAACGCGCAGGTAGCACTTTGCTGGTCGTGCTAGTAGTAGTGGTGATGCTCAGTCTGGGGGCGTATACCTTTTCGGAACTGATGATCGTGGAGATCGAAGCCACCAACAGCTATGGTCGGGCGATTCAGTCTCGGGAGCTGGCGCTTTCCGGAATCGAACTGGCGGCCGCCTATGTTGGAGATCGCTCTGATGTTGATGGCTGGAATTCGTATCACAATCCGAGTCAGTTTCAGAATATCAATCTGATTCCCAGCGATGTTCCCCGCGTGAGTGGCTATTTCAGTATTGTTGCCCCGGTCATCTCAGACGCACAATCAAAAACCATTCGCTTCGGATTGAGTAATGAGTCGGGCAAGCTGAATCTCAATATTCTGGCGACAGAAGAGGACAATGAACTGGATGTTGAGGCAATCACCGCTGTTGACCGTCTGATGTATATCCCGAATATGACTGAGGAAATTGCCTCGGCGATTCTGGACTGGATCGATGAAGACGATGATCCACGTGCGTATGGTGCTGAGAGCGATTACTACGGCACTCTGGAGTCACCTTATTACGCAAAAAATGCCGCGCTGGAATCACTGGATGAACTGTTGCTCGTCCGTGGCGTGACTCCGGAACTGCTCTACGGTGAAGATACAAATCGCAATGGGATTCTCGATCCGAATGAGAACGATGGTGATGCCACTCTGCCCCTGGACAATGCAGATGGGGGGCTGGATGCAGGCTGGTCGGCTTACCTTACAGTACACAGTCGAGAAATCAATATTCGTCCGGATGGCTCTGAGAAAATTAATGTCAATCAGACGATGCTGACAGAGCTCTACGATCAACTGGAGACCGAACTGGGACCTGATGAAGCCCGGTTCATCGTCGCTTACCGAGTGAGTGGCCCCGTGCAGACTGTAGAAGATCTGGACTCAGGGCCAACCTTGACGACCGTGGGAGGTAATACTTCGGAACAACAGGCTTTAAACGAACTGGCCACCGGGCTGGCTAAAGCGATGTTTTCAGAGGAGGGAGTGACGGTCACCCGGGGAGGCATGGATCTGTCTGCCGGAGCCGCATTCACAATCAATTCCATTTATGATCTGGTCGGCTCAGAAGTGGAAATCGAAATCGATGGAACCAAGACAACACTGACCAGTCCCTGGCCGGCAGACGCGGCCAGCATGACGACCAGTCTCCCGATTCTCCATGACATGTTGACGACCACTAAGAATCAATACATTGAGGGACGAATTCAGATCAGTGAAGCCCGGCTGGAAACCCTGCTGGGGATTCCCGAAATGGATGAAACGCTGGCTCATGCGATCGTAAATTCCCAAATGACTGCTACAAACGGAGCCCCTGCCACAGAAATCAGCCAGGCACGTCAGACAACGGGATGGCTTGTGATTGAAGGTCTGACGACAATAGAACAGTTGCGAAAACTGGCCCCCTATATCTGTAGTGGCGGCGATGTCTTTCGAGTGCAGACGCTGGGCTATTTCGGTCAGTCCGGACAGATGACCCGCATGGAAGCCATTATTGACGGAACTTTTATTCCGCCACGTATTACCTACGTTCGTGATTTAAGTAATCTCGGTGCAGGCTATGATCTTTCGACAGTACAGGGAATGTCACCGGATCAGTAA
- a CDS encoding type II secretion system protein GspG, which produces MKQIKIHNRQQRRGFTLLEMLIVLGIILVIAAMVVPNLLGSQKKANIKATRASIHNLEQAFKLYAAENNGEYPQGGPEQLQLLLEPVSTDGQAAEPFIESLPLDAWGQMFHYEYPNNKAQSTKPAIWSSGPNQQDENGSGDDVNNWEQTE; this is translated from the coding sequence ATGAAACAAATCAAGATTCACAACAGACAACAGCGGCGTGGTTTTACCCTCCTCGAAATGTTGATCGTGCTGGGCATTATTCTTGTGATCGCTGCGATGGTCGTTCCCAACCTGCTGGGAAGCCAGAAAAAAGCAAATATCAAAGCGACCCGCGCCAGTATCCATAATCTCGAACAGGCATTCAAACTCTATGCCGCCGAGAATAATGGCGAATATCCTCAAGGCGGACCGGAACAGTTACAACTGCTGCTCGAGCCCGTCAGCACGGATGGTCAGGCTGCTGAACCCTTTATTGAATCTCTGCCACTGGATGCCTGGGGGCAGATGTTCCACTACGAGTACCCGAACAATAAAGCGCAGTCCACCAAGCCGGCCATCTGGTCCTCCGGTCCCAATCAGCAGGATGAAAACGGTTCCGGCGATGATGTTAATAACTGGGAGCAGACAGAATAG
- a CDS encoding prepilin-type N-terminal cleavage/methylation domain-containing protein: MKRSSSHKHVHKGRVPGFTLLEVILAIGLTSLLLAAIYSALDLYWKYTTLGHRQVEQAQIARAVFQKISHDLHCVTYRLETAEAETEGTGSADSETEEAETVEIQVTSTDDAYTSGNIGVYGDSQSLVLHTSRPARQPLLLSSNSGATSAQNVRSDLLSVSYFLAVAGAGGLQGAAGDQFRNTSGGGEDVQGVARLEGDRLSMSMADQAADLEQMASQSELLAPEISSLQFQYFDGTDWLELWDSTEYGTVPQAIRVTIGFRSDLQQTSLESVNEKINGYNNTYSMVIALPLARPAVLQTTEQDTSSF; encoded by the coding sequence ATGAAACGCTCCTCATCGCACAAGCATGTTCACAAAGGACGAGTACCCGGGTTCACTCTGCTCGAAGTCATCCTGGCCATTGGGCTGACCAGTCTGTTGCTGGCTGCCATCTATTCCGCCCTGGATCTCTACTGGAAATATACAACTCTGGGGCATCGCCAGGTGGAACAGGCTCAGATTGCGCGAGCCGTCTTTCAGAAAATATCACATGATCTGCACTGTGTGACTTATCGACTGGAGACAGCAGAAGCAGAGACGGAGGGTACAGGCTCTGCCGATTCAGAGACCGAAGAAGCAGAAACCGTCGAAATCCAGGTGACCAGTACCGATGATGCCTACACTTCGGGAAACATTGGTGTGTATGGCGATAGTCAGTCTCTTGTGCTTCACACCAGTCGACCAGCCCGCCAGCCTCTGCTACTCTCTTCGAATTCTGGTGCAACTAGTGCGCAGAATGTCCGCAGTGATCTGCTTTCCGTATCTTATTTTCTGGCAGTTGCGGGGGCCGGAGGACTGCAAGGGGCCGCCGGCGATCAGTTTCGGAATACTTCCGGGGGTGGTGAAGATGTGCAGGGAGTGGCTCGTCTGGAAGGCGACCGGCTCTCAATGAGCATGGCAGATCAGGCTGCGGATCTGGAGCAGATGGCGTCACAGTCAGAACTCCTGGCACCGGAAATCAGCAGTCTGCAGTTTCAATATTTTGATGGCACTGACTGGCTCGAACTCTGGGACAGCACTGAATACGGGACTGTACCGCAGGCAATCAGGGTCACAATCGGCTTTCGCAGCGATCTGCAACAGACTTCGTTGGAGTCTGTGAACGAAAAAATAAATGGTTACAACAATACTTACAGCATGGTGATTGCACTCCCGCTGGCTCGACCTGCGGTATTACAGACCACAGAACAGGACACCAGTTCGTTTTAA
- a CDS encoding type IV pilus modification PilV family protein, with protein sequence MISIPTNKRTRAGLTLLEVLISLAIFLGALTALSQLIGIGSRAAVQAQLRTQAILKCQSKLAEVLAGAQPLESVSQAAYEDEENWKWSLDVQPGAYENMLQLTVSVLYSGAGESVTTSYQLTRQIRDPAMLLDAANTVESATELTLEEQL encoded by the coding sequence ATGATCAGCATTCCAACAAACAAACGCACTCGTGCCGGGCTGACCCTGCTCGAGGTCTTAATCTCACTGGCGATTTTCCTCGGCGCACTCACTGCCCTCAGTCAGTTGATTGGCATCGGTTCCCGGGCAGCTGTGCAGGCACAGTTACGAACACAGGCAATACTTAAATGCCAGTCAAAACTCGCGGAAGTACTGGCGGGAGCCCAGCCTCTGGAATCGGTCTCTCAGGCTGCGTATGAAGATGAAGAAAACTGGAAGTGGAGCCTGGATGTCCAGCCTGGCGCCTACGAGAATATGTTGCAGTTAACAGTCAGCGTGCTCTACTCCGGAGCGGGAGAAAGTGTCACGACCAGCTATCAGCTGACAAGACAGATTCGAGATCCGGCAATGCTGCTCGACGCAGCCAACACGGTAGAGTCGGCAACAGAGCTGACACTGGAGGAGCAGCTATGA